The Xenopus laevis strain J_2021 chromosome 7S, Xenopus_laevis_v10.1, whole genome shotgun sequence genome includes a window with the following:
- the LOC121396040 gene encoding cilia- and flagella-associated protein 251-like, whose protein sequence is MRAKENIILYWKMLNSLDHPTRVQNRRQQLEYLRLENTINQHLNQLHNEFVREQKLQEAAGRGSSNKEKEEESAPAEDKQLPEEEEKEEGAEVGGSAEEHQAPAVEEKKTEAQSPAGEEEQVGPPEENEEKTPVAEEKEEGADGEEEAPEVEEIIKDPPVVERPTLRKQLRKAIMKRLRRVWHSTQRLNCCCCRPNTMA, encoded by the exons ATGAGAGCCAAGGAGAACATTATCCTGTACTGGAAAATGCTCAACtcactg gatcaTCCAACTCGAGTCCAAAACCGGAGGCAGCAACTTGAGTATCtgcggctggagaat ACCATCAACCAACACCTTAACCAGCTGCACAACGAGTTTGTGAGAGAGCAGAAGCTACAGGAAGCTgctgg aagaggaagctccaataaagaaaaagaagaggaaagcgCTCCCGCTGAAGATAAGCAACttcctgaagaggaggagaaagaagagggagcggaagtaggaggttctgcagaagaacatcaagcccctgcagtggaggagaagaagaCGGAGGCGCAGTCTCCTGCAGGGGAAGAAGAACAGGTAGGACCTCCTGAAGAAAACGAAGAGAAAACTCCTGTAgcggaggagaaagaagagggagcggatggagaagaagaagctcctGAGGTGGAAGAGATCATCAAAGATCCTCCGGTGGTGGAGAGGCCAACCCTGCGAAAACAGCTtaggaaggccatcatgaagaggctccggagagtatgg cattccacccaaagactcaactgctgctgctgccgaCCCAACACCATGGCCTAA